The following coding sequences lie in one Rutidosis leptorrhynchoides isolate AG116_Rl617_1_P2 chromosome 6, CSIRO_AGI_Rlap_v1, whole genome shotgun sequence genomic window:
- the LOC139854675 gene encoding uncharacterized protein has translation MKTCYECGQKGHFRNECPNKKGPEKGRGIAFNINAHEAREDPDLVTGTFLLNNHIVAVLFDCGANRSFVSIESSCMLDKTHEPVDTKYCIELVNGKLMKANKIYKECTLVLEGIPFLVDLMPIEIGSFDVVIGMDWLSKNRAEVVCFEKAIRIPLDNGENLMVYGDKTGIKLNLISCMKAQKYLRKGYQAILAHVKEIETEEK, from the coding sequence ATGAAGACATGTTATGAGTGCGGTCAGAAGGGGCATTTTAGAAATGAATGCCCAAACAAGAAAGGACCAGAGAAAGGAAGAGGAATAGCCTTCAATATCAATGCTCACGAGGCTCGTGAGGACCCCGACTtggttactggtacgtttcttctAAACAATCACATTGTTGCAGtactgtttgattgtggtgccaatagaagTTTCGTATCCATAGAATCTAGTTGCATGCTTGATAAAACCCATGAACCCGTAGACACTAAGTACTGTATTGAATTGGTGAACGGTAAACTTATGAAGGCTAATAAAATCTACAAAGAGTGTACCTTAGTTTTAGAAGGAATACCATTTTTGGTGGACCTGATGCCTATTGagataggaagttttgacgtagtaATAGGAATGGACTGGTTGTCTAAGAATAGAGCCGAAGTAGTGTGTTTCGAGAAGGCGATTCGTATACCCCTTGATAATGGGGAGAATTTGATGGTTTATGGAGATAAAACCGGCATAAAACTTAACTTGATTtcatgcatgaaggcacaaaagtatCTGAGGAAAGGTTATcaagctatcctagcacatgtgaagGAGATCGAAACCGAAGAAAAGTGA